The Micromonospora sp. M71_S20 genome has a window encoding:
- a CDS encoding BTAD domain-containing putative transcriptional regulator, with amino-acid sequence MRFEVLGPVRVCTPDGEAALAPKPRALLAVLLAARGRPVTSERLLAELWPAGVPSTAMATLQMHTSALRKVVGDRLRTTSGGYRLDLTDATLDAAEFEQTRALGLWRGDAYDGVRAGPSVAAAAARLAELRLSARLDWARRALAEGRHVAAATELAGWVAEQPTAEGLVRQLMLALYRSGRAGDALTAYDDVTAALGELGARPGPELDALAAAVRRRDPTLDRSAPGVPARRNRFVGRRFELDRAIDLLGAARLLTVVGPGGAGKTRLSLELAREVTEDHDAVHVVELAEHRDGPLDARLAAAAGIREEPGVAVRDTVVRQLTGRILVVLDNCEHVRADAAALAHALLAACPGLRIVATSREQLGLSGEVILTLGGLATPPPGATDPQADAMRLFADRVAAARGGAGLAPAEQAVAAELCRRLDGLPLAIELAAARLRAVPLSEIMSRLDRRLDLLTGTSPVPRHRTMRAAIDWGYDLLDEPQQKLLRRLGVFAGGFDLASAAEVAGADPLDPLTQLVDRSMVEFGQGRYRLIETIREYARERLDPAERAEAYGRLVAVWERRLASPPPLDGPAHTEWLAGIGADHDTIVAALDWTLRDGDPAKGLGIAAAMWWYWWVAGRMAEGRAWLDRTLAAAPPVPSALRARALRAAAALARNSGDLPAARRLGEQGLSTFRELGDRTGMVAALNNLLITAQAQEDYPASLAFGYEALRIAEDDSDARMVAAASNNTAGTLRCVGRLDEAEELFHRALAGFRALNDRRGEAAALTNLSTIDRRRGRPTPARAAMREALAVYTELGIAEGQLDAVEGLAQLDVLDGDAAGGLWLLALAERERSALGAPSFTPDEIADRDRAEAEARARLGPAEVARAYREASATTLAEAVAALLAG; translated from the coding sequence GTGCGGTTCGAGGTACTGGGCCCGGTGCGGGTGTGCACGCCCGACGGCGAGGCGGCCCTGGCGCCGAAACCACGGGCACTGCTCGCCGTGCTGCTCGCCGCGCGTGGCCGGCCGGTGACGAGCGAGCGACTGCTGGCCGAGCTGTGGCCGGCGGGCGTCCCGTCGACGGCCATGGCGACGTTGCAGATGCACACCTCGGCGCTCCGCAAGGTGGTGGGCGACCGGTTGCGCACCACCTCCGGCGGTTACCGGCTCGACCTGACCGACGCCACCCTCGACGCCGCCGAGTTCGAGCAGACGAGGGCGCTCGGGCTGTGGCGTGGCGACGCGTACGACGGGGTGCGGGCCGGGCCCTCCGTGGCGGCGGCGGCCGCCCGGCTCGCCGAGCTGCGGCTCTCGGCCCGGCTCGACTGGGCGCGGCGGGCACTGGCGGAAGGCCGGCACGTCGCGGCGGCCACCGAGCTGGCCGGTTGGGTCGCCGAACAGCCCACCGCCGAGGGGCTCGTCCGGCAGCTGATGCTCGCGCTGTACCGGTCCGGCCGGGCCGGCGACGCGCTGACCGCGTACGACGACGTCACCGCCGCCCTCGGCGAGCTGGGCGCCCGCCCCGGCCCGGAACTCGACGCGCTGGCCGCCGCCGTACGCCGGCGGGACCCCACCCTCGACCGCTCGGCGCCCGGGGTGCCCGCACGGCGCAACCGGTTCGTCGGCCGCCGCTTCGAGCTGGACAGGGCGATCGACCTGCTCGGCGCCGCCCGGCTGCTCACCGTCGTCGGACCGGGCGGCGCCGGCAAGACCCGGCTCAGCCTGGAGCTGGCCCGCGAGGTGACCGAGGACCACGACGCGGTGCACGTCGTCGAGTTGGCCGAGCACCGCGACGGCCCGCTCGACGCCCGGCTCGCCGCGGCGGCCGGCATCCGCGAGGAGCCCGGCGTGGCGGTGCGCGACACGGTCGTCCGACAGCTGACCGGCCGGATCCTGGTGGTGCTGGACAACTGCGAGCACGTCCGGGCGGACGCGGCGGCACTCGCCCACGCGCTGCTCGCCGCCTGCCCCGGCCTGCGAATCGTGGCGACCAGCCGGGAGCAGCTCGGCCTCAGCGGGGAGGTGATCCTCACGCTGGGCGGGCTCGCCACGCCGCCCCCCGGCGCGACCGATCCACAGGCGGACGCGATGCGGCTGTTCGCCGACCGGGTGGCCGCGGCGCGCGGTGGCGCCGGACTGGCGCCGGCCGAGCAGGCCGTGGCCGCCGAGCTGTGCCGCCGGCTCGACGGACTGCCGCTCGCCATCGAGCTGGCCGCCGCCCGGCTGCGTGCGGTGCCGCTCTCGGAGATCATGTCGCGCCTCGACCGGCGCCTGGACCTGTTGACCGGCACGTCGCCGGTGCCGCGGCACCGGACCATGCGAGCGGCCATCGACTGGGGCTACGACCTGCTCGACGAGCCACAGCAGAAGCTGCTGCGGCGGCTCGGCGTGTTCGCCGGCGGCTTCGACCTGGCGAGCGCGGCCGAGGTGGCCGGGGCGGATCCGCTCGACCCGCTGACCCAGCTGGTCGACCGGTCCATGGTGGAGTTCGGGCAGGGCCGCTACCGCCTGATCGAGACAATCCGCGAGTACGCCCGCGAGCGCCTCGACCCGGCCGAGCGCGCCGAGGCGTACGGCAGGTTGGTCGCCGTCTGGGAGCGCCGGCTCGCGTCGCCGCCGCCGCTGGACGGCCCGGCGCACACCGAGTGGCTGGCCGGCATCGGCGCCGACCACGACACGATCGTGGCCGCGCTCGACTGGACGCTGCGCGACGGCGACCCCGCGAAGGGACTGGGGATCGCCGCGGCGATGTGGTGGTACTGGTGGGTCGCCGGACGGATGGCCGAGGGCCGGGCCTGGCTCGACCGCACGCTGGCCGCCGCCCCGCCGGTACCGTCCGCCCTGCGCGCCCGGGCGTTGCGGGCCGCCGCGGCGTTGGCCCGCAACTCCGGTGACCTGCCGGCGGCCCGCCGGCTGGGCGAGCAGGGCCTGAGCACGTTCCGCGAGCTCGGCGACCGGACCGGCATGGTCGCGGCGCTGAACAATCTGCTGATCACCGCTCAGGCGCAGGAGGACTACCCGGCCTCGCTCGCGTTCGGCTACGAGGCGCTGCGGATCGCCGAGGACGATTCCGACGCCCGGATGGTCGCGGCGGCGTCCAACAACACCGCGGGCACGTTGCGCTGCGTCGGCCGCCTCGACGAGGCGGAGGAGCTGTTCCACCGCGCGCTGGCGGGGTTCCGCGCCCTCAACGACCGGCGCGGCGAGGCGGCCGCGCTGACGAACCTGTCCACCATCGACCGGCGCCGCGGCCGGCCCACTCCCGCACGAGCGGCGATGCGGGAGGCCCTGGCGGTCTACACCGAGCTGGGCATCGCCGAGGGGCAGCTGGACGCCGTCGAGGGGCTGGCGCAGCTCGACGTCCTCGACGGTGACGCGGCGGGCGGGTTGTGGCTGCTCGCGCTCGCCGAGCGGGAACGCTCCGCGCTGGGCGCCCCGAGCTTCACCCCGGACGAGATCGCCGACCGCGACCGGGCGGAGGCCGAGGCCCGGGCCCGGCTCGGGCCGGCGGAGGTGGCGCGCGCCTACCGGGAGGCGAGCGCGACGACGCTGGCGGAGGCGGTGGCGGCGCTGCTCGCCGGCTGA
- a CDS encoding DUF3558 family protein — MKHRYATLAALVAVCLTAGCDLTGPTTAGDPPTADATLAPPAEAASPTPGGTADGGPGAVRGAGGIPDPCTLLTESEVVDLTGREVTRNDEDGGDAGDVTRFCQWQQDHGQLTIFLSRTTAADFDVTVAAARPVDGVGEKAYWHSGHLYVLHGALQIDVYSRGGSDAQNLADAEQVAKVVIPRV; from the coding sequence GTGAAGCACCGCTACGCCACCCTGGCCGCCCTCGTCGCCGTCTGCCTCACCGCGGGCTGCGACCTCACCGGACCCACCACCGCCGGCGACCCACCGACCGCGGACGCCACGCTCGCGCCGCCCGCCGAGGCCGCCTCCCCGACGCCGGGCGGGACGGCGGACGGCGGCCCGGGTGCGGTGCGGGGCGCCGGCGGCATCCCCGACCCCTGCACCCTGCTCACCGAGTCCGAGGTGGTCGACCTGACCGGCCGCGAGGTCACCCGGAACGACGAGGACGGCGGCGATGCCGGCGACGTCACCCGCTTCTGCCAATGGCAGCAGGACCACGGCCAGCTCACGATCTTCCTGAGCCGCACCACCGCCGCGGACTTCGACGTCACCGTCGCCGCCGCCAGACCGGTGGACGGGGTCGGCGAAAAGGCGTACTGGCACTCCGGGCACCTCTACGTCCTGCACGGCGCCCTGCAGATCGACGTCTACTCCCGCGGCGGCTCCGACGCGCAGAACCTGGCCGACGCCGAGCAGGTCGCCAAGGTCGTCATCCCGCGCGTCTGA